AATCGGTTGGGACGAGAATTCTTTTCATAATAAAAAGTGTAAGAAGATTATTAAAAAATCGATTGTTTTAACAAATTAAAGATAAGAATTATTTTTAGATAAGGCAATGATTTTGATTTACAAAAAAATAGCTATATTTGCACCGTTATTTATTACAACTTAAATAATGAGGGGAGCATCGCTCCCCTCTTTTTATAAAATTATGACATTCAGGGAAAAAGTCGCGGCATTATTAGAACAGGGATTGATCGAAAAACCCGATGTTTTTTTAATTGACCTTAATATTTCAGATGCTTTTAAGATTACCGTCACGCTGGATGGCGATCATGGCGTCACTTTGCAGGACTGCATTGACATCAGCCGTGCGATAGAACATAACCTTGACCGCGAAGAGCAGGATTTTTCGCTTGAGGTAGCTTCAGCAGGTGTTTCGTTGCCGTTGAAGATGGTCAGGCAGTATAAAAAGAATCTCGGCAGAACGCTGAAGGTTAAAACGGCTTCAGAAAGTATTGAAGGTGAGCTTGTTGAGGTGAATGAGGAATTTATTACCTTAGCTTGGGAAGCAAGAGAGCCAAAAAAAGTCGGAAAAGGAAAGGAAACTGTACAGAAAACACAACGGGTTCCGTATTCGGAAATAAAAGAAGCAATGGTTACAATAACATTTAATTAAAAGAGTTGGCATGGAAAATTTAGCATTAATCGATTCATTTTCAGAGTTTAAAGACGATAAGCTCATTGATCGTGTAACGCTTATGGCGATTTTGGAAGATGTGTTCCGCAATGCATTAAAGAAGAAATTCGGTTCAGATGATAATTTCGATATCATCATCAACCCTGATAAAGGGGATATGGAAATCTGGAGGAGAAGGGTAATCGTTGCTGATGACGACCTGGACCTGGAGAATGAGGAGATCACATTGACCGAGGCCAGAAAAATCGAGCCGGACTTTGAAATCGGGGAAGAAGTTTCCGAAGAAGTAAAATTGATTGATTTGGGAAGAAGGGCGATTTTGGCTTTGCGCCAGAACCTGATTTCTAAAATCCATGAGCATGACAATACCAATCTTTACAAGCAGTTTAAAGACCTTATCGGTGAAATTTATACGGCTGAAGTACACCATGTTCGCCCAAGAGTCGTAATTTTGGTTGACGACGAAGGAAATGAGATCGTATTGCCGAAAGAAAAACAGATTCCGTCTGACTTTTTCCGCAAAGGGGATAACGTGCGCGGCATCATAGAAAATGTCGAGCTGAAAGGCAACAAGCCGCAAATCATCATGTCCCGTACGTCAGAGAAATTCCTTGAGAAGTTGTTTGAACAGGAAATCCCGGAAGTTTTCGACGGCTTGATCATGGTGAAAAGCGTGGTTAGGATTCCTGGTGAAAAAGCGAAAGTGGCTGTAGATTCATATGATGACAGGATTGATCCTGTTGGAGCCTGTGTCGGAATGAAAGGGTCGCGTATCCACGGTATCGTCCGCGAATTAGGAAATGAAAATATCGACGTGATCAACTATACGACAAACCAGCAATTGTACATCACAAGAGCATTAAGCCCTGCTAAAGTATCTTCGATCAAGATCAATGAAGAAACCAAAAGAGCTGAGGTGTTTTTGAAATTGGAAGAAGTATCAAAAGCCATCGGAAGGGGCGGGCACAACATTAAGCTGGCCGGTTTGCTGACCGGTTATGAGCTGGATGTTATCCGTGAAGGCAACATTGCTGATGAAGAAGATGACGTAGAATTAACAGAGTTCTCAGACGAAATCGAAAGCTGGGTGATCGAGGAATTTGCAAAAATCGGCCTCGATACCGCAAGAAGCATCCTGAAACAGGATGTAAACGATCTTGTCAGGAGAACAGATCTTGAGGAAGAAACCATCCTTGATGTGATGCGTATCCTTAAAGAAGAATTTAGCAACTAAAAATCCTTTGCAACACAACTAAAGGTAATTATAAAAACAATTTATGTCTGAAGAGAGAGTAATAAGAATTAACAGGGTTTTAAGGGAGCTGAATATTTCCTTGGAAAGGGCCGTTGATTATCTTAAAGATAAGGGGATTGCCATCGATGCAAATCCGAACGCCAAGATTTCCGAAAGAGAATTCGGCATCCTGCAGGACCAATTTGCAGGCGACAGGGGGAATAAGGAAGCTTCGAAAGAAGTGGGCGAAGAAAAAAGGAAAGAAAAAGAAGCGTTGCGCATCGAAAGGGAGCGTGAGATTGAAGAAAAGCGCAAACATGACGAAGAGCGCCTGAAAAGCCAGCAGGAAGTGATTAAGGCCAAAGCAGTAGTGACAGGCCCGAAAACTGTCGGTAGCATCGACCTCAATCCAAAAAAACCTGCAGTTCCTGAGCCAAAAGCTGCGGAGCCGGTTAAAACGGAACCAGTTAAAACGGAACCTGCAAAACCTGAAATTGTTCAGGCTGAAACGCCTGTTGCTGTTGCTCCTCCGGTTGTTACTCCTGAAAAGCCGACGACTACCGAAGCAGCTGCGCCTGCACAGGATGAGGCTATTACGACACAGTACGTGCAACTTTCAGGGGCTACCTTTACAGGGCAGACGATAGATTTGTCGCAATTTGACAAGCCTAAAAAGAAAAAAGAAGATCTAAAGATTACGCCCAATAATCCGGGTGCAAATGCTGCCGGAGCTGCGGGTCAAAATAAGAATAAACGCAAGCGTATTGCTCCAAAACCCGGAACGCCGGGCGGAAACAATACCAACAATGCCGGGAATAATGCCAACAGAGGGCCGGGTGGAAAACCTGCTTTCAATAAACCGGGCAACCGTCCTGCTATAGTAGCTAAAGTTGAGCCGACAGAGGAAGAGGTTAAAAACCAGATCCGTGAAACACTTGAAAAGCTTCAGGGCAAAGGCGGAAAATCCAAAGCAGCGAAATACAGGAGGGATAAAAGGGAAACACACCGCCAGAAATCAGACGACGAGCAAAGGGCTATCGACGAAGGCAGTAAAACCATTAAGGTTACTGAGTTCGTTACCGTAGGCGAGGTGGCCACCATGATGGATGTGCCAATTACAAAAGTAATCGGAACCTGTATGTCACTTGGAATCATGGTTACCATGAACCAGCGCCTTGATGCGGAAACGCTGACAATTGTTGCGGATGAATTCGGTTTTGATGTGGAATTCATCACAACGGATCTTGAAGAAAACATTAAAGTGGTTGAAGACCGCGAAGAAGACCTTGTCAAC
This genomic stretch from Flavobacterium pallidum harbors:
- the rimP gene encoding ribosome assembly cofactor RimP, which codes for MTFREKVAALLEQGLIEKPDVFLIDLNISDAFKITVTLDGDHGVTLQDCIDISRAIEHNLDREEQDFSLEVASAGVSLPLKMVRQYKKNLGRTLKVKTASESIEGELVEVNEEFITLAWEAREPKKVGKGKETVQKTQRVPYSEIKEAMVTITFN
- the nusA gene encoding transcription termination factor NusA: MENLALIDSFSEFKDDKLIDRVTLMAILEDVFRNALKKKFGSDDNFDIIINPDKGDMEIWRRRVIVADDDLDLENEEITLTEARKIEPDFEIGEEVSEEVKLIDLGRRAILALRQNLISKIHEHDNTNLYKQFKDLIGEIYTAEVHHVRPRVVILVDDEGNEIVLPKEKQIPSDFFRKGDNVRGIIENVELKGNKPQIIMSRTSEKFLEKLFEQEIPEVFDGLIMVKSVVRIPGEKAKVAVDSYDDRIDPVGACVGMKGSRIHGIVRELGNENIDVINYTTNQQLYITRALSPAKVSSIKINEETKRAEVFLKLEEVSKAIGRGGHNIKLAGLLTGYELDVIREGNIADEEDDVELTEFSDEIESWVIEEFAKIGLDTARSILKQDVNDLVRRTDLEEETILDVMRILKEEFSN